The proteins below are encoded in one region of Leptotrichia sp. oral taxon 218:
- the lpxA gene encoding acyl-ACP--UDP-N-acetylglucosamine O-acyltransferase, translating to MSSNNIHPTAIVDPNAKLGENVKIGPYSIIGPEVTIGNGTVVESHVVIEGETIIGENNYIFSFVSIGKVPQDLKFNNEKTRVVIGDNNKIREFVTIHRGTTDKYETRIGNDTLVMAYVHIAHDCIIGDHCVLANAATFAGHVEVEDWAVVGGLTAVHQFTRVGRHAMIGGCSAVNQDVVPYMLSEGNKARAVYINIVGLKRRGFSEEQIKTLREVYKIVFKKKLKLEEALQILEKDYKDNEDVVKLVEFIRKSKRGITR from the coding sequence ATGAGTTCAAATAATATACATCCAACGGCAATTGTTGATCCAAATGCTAAACTTGGAGAAAATGTAAAAATTGGTCCGTATTCAATAATTGGTCCTGAAGTTACAATAGGAAATGGAACTGTTGTAGAATCACATGTTGTAATTGAGGGTGAAACTATAATTGGAGAAAATAATTATATTTTTTCTTTTGTATCGATTGGAAAAGTACCACAGGATTTGAAGTTTAATAACGAAAAAACTAGGGTTGTAATTGGAGATAATAATAAAATTAGAGAATTTGTTACGATTCATAGAGGAACGACTGATAAATACGAAACGAGAATTGGGAATGACACGCTTGTTATGGCATATGTTCATATCGCTCACGACTGTATTATTGGAGATCATTGCGTTCTAGCAAATGCAGCTACTTTTGCGGGACATGTGGAAGTTGAAGATTGGGCAGTTGTTGGTGGACTTACAGCAGTTCATCAGTTTACGAGAGTTGGAAGACATGCGATGATTGGTGGATGTTCAGCTGTGAATCAAGATGTGGTTCCTTATATGCTTTCTGAAGGAAATAAGGCGAGAGCAGTTTATATAAATATTGTAGGGCTTAAGAGAAGAGGATTTTCTGAAGAGCAGATAAAAACTTTGAGAGAAGTTTATAAAATCGTTTTCAAGAAAAAATTAAAATTGGAAGAAGCGCTGCAAATTTTGGAAAAAGATTATAAAGATAATGAAGATGTAGTAAAATTGGTCGAATTTATCAGAAAAAGTAAAAGAGGAATTACAAGATAA
- the fabZ gene encoding 3-hydroxyacyl-ACP dehydratase FabZ produces the protein METVMNIEDIMKILPHRYPFLLVDRVIEKNGTDSLVAIKNLTMNEEFFQGHFPGKPVMPGVLQMEALAQAVGLLMLEPGKIPLFMSIDKCKFRKPVVPGDQLRLEVEKLSVRRNIIVAKGKCLVDGAVVSEGELKFAVTDM, from the coding sequence ATGGAAACAGTTATGAATATAGAAGATATTATGAAAATATTGCCACATAGATACCCATTTTTATTGGTAGATAGAGTTATAGAAAAAAATGGAACAGATAGTTTGGTTGCAATTAAAAATTTGACAATGAATGAAGAATTTTTTCAAGGACATTTTCCTGGAAAACCTGTTATGCCAGGAGTTTTGCAAATGGAAGCACTTGCACAGGCAGTTGGACTACTTATGTTAGAACCTGGAAAGATACCTTTATTTATGTCAATTGATAAATGTAAATTTAGAAAACCTGTTGTACCTGGAGATCAGTTAAGACTTGAGGTTGAAAAATTAAGTGTAAGAAGAAATATTATTGTAGCAAAAGGGAAATGTTTAGTTGATGGAGCTGTTGTGAGTGAAGGTGAATTAAAATTTGCTGTAACAGATATGTAA
- a CDS encoding FAD/NAD(P)-binding oxidoreductase, translated as MKVVVIGCTHAGTAAIKNLKKLNPNAKITVFERNDNISFYLVESHYMLAELSKIQKDFFILHLKNCLNLELTLE; from the coding sequence ATGAAAGTAGTCGTTATCGGATGTACTCATGCTGGAACTGCAGCTATAAAAAACTTAAAAAAATTGAATCCAAATGCTAAAATTACAGTATTTGAAAGAAATGACAATATTTCTTTTTATCTTGTGGAATCGCACTATATGTTGGCGGAGTTGTCAAAGATCCAAAAGGACTTTTTTATTCTTCACCTGAAGAATTGTTTGAACTTGGAGTTGACACTCGAATGA